A genomic segment from Kineosporia corallincola encodes:
- a CDS encoding nuclear transport factor 2 family protein encodes MSDVVARYLSALNAHDVAAVLACVTDDFVNEHTAAGGVDRIGKAAYAAALPGFLASFADLAYEPDTFIRDGARAAVPYRMSFRHLPSGGTPVSVRGVFVFTIAPGGLISRRVDHWDSGEVARQLAG; translated from the coding sequence CTGAGTGACGTCGTCGCGCGCTACCTGAGTGCGCTCAACGCCCACGACGTGGCCGCCGTGCTCGCCTGCGTCACCGACGATTTCGTCAACGAGCACACCGCGGCCGGCGGCGTCGACCGGATCGGCAAGGCCGCCTACGCCGCGGCGCTGCCGGGCTTCCTGGCGTCGTTCGCCGACCTGGCCTACGAGCCCGATACCTTCATCAGGGACGGCGCCCGCGCCGCCGTGCCCTACCGGATGTCGTTCCGGCACCTGCCCTCCGGCGGCACCCCGGTGAGCGTGCGGGGCGTGTTCGTGTTCACGATCGCACCCGGCGGGCTGATCTCCCGCCGGGTGGACCACTGGGACTCCGGTGAGGTGGCCCGGCAACTGGCCGGCTAG
- a CDS encoding ABC transporter permease — MSLAFDTEIILSSGVRLATPLAFAALGEYVAERAGCLNISVEAMMLGAAFGSVAVASATGSATLGLLAGVLIGALIALVHANLSHRAEINTFVVGLALNTLVLGLTSYFIASSGFGSHQVAQVRIPVLEDLPVLGSPLFVERWPVYLLLVLVPLTWWLVSRSRWGLELRAAGENPAAADVTGIHVNHRRRQAMLWCGLMAGLGGAHLAVGEVGSFSQNMTAGRGYIVIAAVIFGAWRLGRTLLGCALFGLADALRLALPALGVTLNSQLLAAAPYLLALVAMLAFVASSREPRSLGQPFERSS, encoded by the coding sequence ATGAGCCTCGCCTTCGACACCGAGATCATCCTGTCCAGCGGCGTGCGCCTGGCCACCCCCCTGGCCTTCGCCGCGCTCGGCGAGTACGTGGCGGAACGGGCCGGGTGCCTGAACATCTCGGTCGAGGCCATGATGCTCGGCGCCGCCTTCGGTTCCGTCGCCGTGGCCAGCGCCACCGGCAGCGCCACCCTCGGCCTGCTCGCCGGGGTCCTGATCGGCGCCCTCATCGCCCTCGTCCACGCCAACCTCTCGCACCGCGCCGAGATCAACACGTTCGTCGTCGGTCTCGCCCTCAACACCCTGGTGCTCGGCCTGACCAGCTACTTCATCGCCTCCAGCGGGTTCGGGAGCCACCAGGTCGCGCAGGTGCGCATCCCCGTGCTCGAAGACCTGCCGGTGCTCGGCAGCCCGCTGTTCGTCGAACGCTGGCCCGTGTACCTGCTGCTCGTGCTCGTGCCCCTGACCTGGTGGCTGGTCTCGCGCAGCCGCTGGGGCCTGGAGCTGCGCGCCGCCGGCGAGAACCCGGCCGCCGCCGACGTCACCGGCATCCACGTCAACCACCGCCGCCGCCAGGCCATGCTCTGGTGCGGCCTGATGGCCGGCCTCGGCGGCGCCCACCTGGCCGTCGGCGAGGTCGGCTCGTTCAGCCAGAACATGACCGCCGGGCGCGGTTACATCGTCATCGCCGCCGTCATCTTCGGCGCCTGGCGCCTGGGCCGCACCCTGCTCGGCTGCGCCCTGTTCGGCCTGGCCGACGCCCTGCGCCTGGCCCTGCCCGCGCTCGGGGTCACGCTGAACTCACAGCTGCTCGCGGCCGCGCCGTATCTGCTGGCGCTGGTCGCGATGCTCGCCTTCGTCGCCTCGTCGCGTGAACCCCGGTCGCTGGGGCAGCCTTTCGAGCGATCCTCCTAG
- a CDS encoding VOC family protein — protein sequence MTEHTFTFGFRPEADPAQAGLAREELQAFTARWADILDDRSVPMPTRQHGPYGFEYARIEVPDLRATIEFLEYHVGLQLEQHTDEYAYLRSDIEHHCIELIAAPHREDGWTTAIGYSVGSEEVLEQLHKRVLDAGLEVLELQERQKGLCANGFAVADPNGLIVELFTEFHEYAEPPHIEIRPKDLVHPFLSTPKWQESLDFYQNVLGFLASDHVVGSTTFLRCEDRYHHSLAVQKNKEFFVGHLCFAMKSLDHVMRLRARALYKGAPIASDIVNHSASTSIAFYLHDTKFGPRFELCDAHRVLTPEEHETHRARHMPADPRNIDVWRPAADDWGRF from the coding sequence TTGACCGAGCACACCTTCACCTTCGGGTTCCGCCCGGAGGCCGACCCGGCGCAGGCCGGGCTGGCCCGGGAGGAGCTCCAGGCCTTCACCGCCCGGTGGGCCGACATCCTCGACGACAGGAGCGTTCCCATGCCCACGCGGCAACACGGCCCGTACGGTTTCGAGTACGCCCGGATCGAGGTGCCCGATCTGCGGGCCACCATCGAGTTCCTCGAATACCACGTCGGTCTCCAGCTCGAGCAGCACACCGACGAGTACGCCTACCTGCGCTCCGACATCGAGCACCACTGCATCGAGCTGATCGCGGCCCCGCACCGCGAGGACGGCTGGACCACGGCCATCGGCTACAGCGTCGGGAGCGAGGAGGTGCTCGAGCAGCTGCACAAGCGCGTGCTCGACGCCGGCCTGGAGGTGCTCGAGCTCCAGGAACGCCAGAAGGGACTCTGCGCGAACGGTTTCGCCGTGGCCGACCCGAACGGCCTGATCGTGGAGCTGTTCACCGAGTTCCACGAGTACGCCGAGCCGCCGCACATCGAGATCCGCCCGAAAGACCTGGTGCACCCGTTCCTGTCCACCCCGAAGTGGCAGGAGAGCCTGGACTTCTACCAGAACGTGCTGGGCTTCCTGGCCTCCGACCACGTGGTCGGCTCGACCACGTTCCTGCGCTGCGAGGACCGCTACCACCACAGCCTGGCCGTGCAGAAGAACAAGGAGTTCTTCGTCGGGCACCTGTGTTTCGCGATGAAGAGCCTCGACCACGTGATGCGCCTGCGGGCCCGGGCCCTGTACAAGGGGGCCCCGATCGCGTCCGACATCGTGAACCACTCGGCGTCCACGTCGATCGCGTTCTACCTGCACGACACCAAGTTCGGACCCCGGTTCGAGCTGTGCGACGCGCACCGTGTGCTCACCCCCGAGGAGCACGAGACGCACCGCGCCCGCCACATGCCGGCCGATCCGCGCAACATCGACGTGTGGCGCCCCGCCGCCGACGACTGGGGCCGCTTCTGA
- a CDS encoding amidohydrolase: MPDLLVTGDIHTLAPPHVMPPVVEAVGVRDGVIVNWGSPGWVRAELGGRVHEIALPGTVLPGLTDSHVHVLWAGRRRDRCDLDGVGSVQEIVRRLAAHARRQGGGWVEADLNAEAFDLAERRLPTRHDLDRACPGGHVVLDRKGHDVIVSTAVLHRAGITATTRDPEGGRIVRDPSGSPTGLLIEHPAAALVRRVVPAPDLVTRMRWIELGQRELLGLGVTTAMDPAVALPDLEAWAQAAREGRLRQRAVVMPLGGDDVTPEQVAAAAGPLAAIAPARLRVGPTKLFLDGGGSLGTAWRSVPWPGTKNDHGNQSITLDTLRAHCAAGLRGHGVGVHAVGDAAIDAVLDVLEVLNWAGDQPYRGTGFHLIHGYLTPSRSALARAARLGVALSAHPALQWSFGTSLIGRLGEDEAAGANPLRAWLDAGVLVGGGSDGPGGPMSPLFGMWQARTRMVQGRDEPLGPAQAITPRQALTMFTTGAAAITGQPGHLYPGGPADLTAVDVDPLLCDDEMLRRARVLATVVGGQVAHVDIR, encoded by the coding sequence ATGCCCGACCTCCTCGTCACCGGCGACATCCACACCCTGGCCCCGCCCCACGTGATGCCGCCGGTGGTCGAGGCGGTCGGGGTGCGTGACGGCGTGATCGTGAACTGGGGCTCGCCCGGCTGGGTGCGGGCCGAGCTCGGCGGGCGGGTGCACGAGATCGCGCTGCCCGGAACGGTTCTGCCCGGGCTCACCGACAGCCACGTGCACGTGCTGTGGGCCGGGCGGCGCCGCGACCGGTGCGACCTGGACGGCGTGGGCAGCGTGCAGGAGATCGTGCGGCGGCTGGCCGCCCACGCCCGCCGCCAGGGCGGCGGCTGGGTCGAGGCCGACCTGAACGCCGAGGCGTTCGACCTGGCCGAGCGCCGGCTGCCGACCCGCCACGACCTGGACCGGGCCTGCCCGGGCGGGCACGTCGTGCTCGACCGCAAGGGCCACGACGTGATCGTCAGCACCGCCGTGCTGCACCGCGCCGGGATCACCGCGACCACCCGCGACCCGGAGGGCGGGCGGATCGTGCGCGACCCGTCCGGCTCGCCGACCGGCCTGCTGATCGAGCACCCGGCCGCGGCGCTGGTGCGCCGCGTGGTGCCCGCCCCCGACCTGGTCACCCGGATGCGCTGGATCGAGCTGGGCCAGCGCGAGCTGCTGGGGCTGGGCGTGACCACCGCGATGGACCCGGCCGTGGCCCTGCCCGACCTGGAGGCCTGGGCACAGGCGGCGCGCGAGGGGCGGCTGCGGCAGCGGGCCGTGGTGATGCCGCTGGGCGGCGACGACGTGACCCCCGAGCAGGTCGCGGCCGCGGCCGGGCCGCTGGCCGCGATCGCCCCGGCCCGGCTGCGGGTCGGGCCGACGAAACTCTTCCTGGACGGCGGGGGTTCGCTCGGCACGGCCTGGCGCTCGGTGCCGTGGCCGGGCACGAAGAACGACCACGGCAACCAGAGCATCACCCTGGACACGCTGCGGGCGCACTGCGCGGCCGGGCTGCGCGGGCACGGCGTGGGGGTGCATGCCGTGGGCGACGCCGCGATCGACGCGGTGCTCGACGTGCTCGAGGTGCTGAACTGGGCCGGCGACCAGCCCTACCGGGGCACCGGTTTCCACCTGATCCACGGCTACCTGACGCCCAGCCGCTCGGCGCTGGCCCGGGCGGCCCGGCTCGGCGTGGCGCTGTCGGCGCACCCGGCGCTCCAGTGGTCGTTCGGCACGTCGCTGATCGGCCGGCTCGGCGAGGACGAGGCCGCCGGGGCGAACCCGCTGCGGGCCTGGCTGGACGCCGGGGTGCTGGTCGGCGGGGGCAGCGACGGGCCGGGCGGGCCGATGTCGCCGCTGTTCGGCATGTGGCAGGCCCGCACCCGGATGGTGCAGGGCCGCGACGAACCGCTCGGGCCGGCCCAGGCGATCACGCCGCGCCAGGCCCTGACCATGTTCACCACCGGCGCGGCGGCGATCACCGGGCAGCCCGGCCACCTGTACCCGGGCGGGCCGGCCGACCTGACCGCGGTCGACGTGGATCCGCTGCTGTGCGACGACGAGATGCTGCGGCGGGCGCGGGTGCTGGCCACGGTGGTGGGCGGGCAGGTCGCGCACGTTGACATCAGGTAA
- a CDS encoding aromatic-ring-hydroxylating dioxygenase subunit beta, with translation MIDLAVSRAAVEDFLYAEADILDAWDYDAWLALFEPGARFEVPTTDFRGWSAIESGSFVTDDWDLIKARVKRLKSRKAHAENPHSRTHRLVSNVRLHPITDPAAPLRVGPVSTNVALTARQFGDLSDSFRVTASFVVHRARDGEFDSYVGRYDHVLVPHEDGFRFRLRRSILGHEFLTAGARLSFIL, from the coding sequence GTGATAGACCTTGCCGTCAGCCGGGCCGCGGTGGAGGACTTCCTCTACGCCGAGGCCGACATCCTCGACGCCTGGGACTACGACGCCTGGCTGGCCCTGTTCGAGCCGGGCGCCCGGTTCGAGGTGCCCACCACCGACTTCCGGGGCTGGTCGGCGATCGAGTCGGGCTCGTTCGTCACCGACGACTGGGACCTGATCAAGGCCCGGGTCAAGCGCCTGAAGTCGCGCAAGGCGCACGCCGAGAACCCGCACTCGCGCACGCACCGGCTGGTCTCGAACGTGCGGCTGCACCCGATCACCGACCCGGCCGCGCCGCTGCGGGTCGGGCCGGTCTCGACGAACGTGGCCCTGACCGCCCGGCAGTTCGGCGACCTGTCCGACTCGTTCCGGGTCACCGCGTCGTTCGTGGTGCACCGCGCCCGCGACGGCGAGTTCGACAGCTACGTGGGCCGTTACGACCACGTGCTGGTGCCGCACGAGGACGGCTTCCGGTTCCGGCTGCGGCGCTCGATCCTGGGCCACGAGTTCCTCACCGCGGGGGCCCGGCTCAGTTTCATCCTCTAG
- a CDS encoding aldo/keto reductase, which yields MQYRTLGSTGIEVSTLCLGTMMFGAWGNPDEAQCTRMVHAALDAGVNFVDTADVYAFGESEEILGRALAGRRDQVVLATKGHNEMPGAPGDRNRRGNSRVWITRAIEASLRRLGTDHLDLYQVHRPDPATDIDETLGVLGDLVRQGKIRAIGTSSFPAEQIVEAQWTSERRHRERFTTEQLSYSVLNRLGEAAVLPTAQRYRLGVLVWSPLNGGWLTGKYRAGQEPTGDSRALREKDHFDYGDAAVRERKLALVERLAVIAEKAGLSLIELALGFVLAHPAVTSAIMGPRTPEQLIDQLGAADVVLAPEVLDAIDEVVAPGVTVNPVDIGYVPPALTSPPLRRR from the coding sequence GTGCAGTACCGCACCCTGGGCAGTACCGGTATCGAGGTGAGCACGTTGTGCCTGGGCACGATGATGTTCGGCGCCTGGGGCAACCCGGACGAGGCGCAGTGCACCCGCATGGTGCACGCCGCGCTCGACGCCGGGGTCAACTTCGTCGACACCGCCGACGTGTACGCGTTCGGCGAGTCCGAGGAGATCCTCGGGCGGGCCCTGGCCGGGCGCCGCGACCAGGTGGTGCTGGCCACCAAGGGGCACAACGAGATGCCGGGCGCGCCCGGCGACCGCAACCGGCGCGGCAACTCGCGGGTCTGGATCACCCGGGCGATCGAGGCCAGCCTGCGCCGCCTGGGCACCGACCACCTGGACCTGTACCAGGTGCACCGGCCCGACCCGGCCACCGACATCGACGAGACCCTGGGCGTGCTGGGCGATCTGGTGCGGCAGGGCAAGATCCGGGCGATCGGCACGTCGAGCTTCCCGGCCGAGCAGATCGTCGAGGCGCAGTGGACGTCGGAGCGTCGCCACCGGGAGCGGTTCACCACCGAGCAGCTGTCGTACTCGGTGCTGAACCGGCTGGGTGAGGCCGCGGTGCTGCCCACCGCGCAGCGCTACCGGCTGGGGGTGCTGGTCTGGAGCCCGCTGAACGGGGGCTGGCTGACCGGCAAGTACCGGGCCGGGCAGGAGCCCACCGGCGACTCCCGGGCGCTGCGCGAGAAGGACCACTTCGACTACGGCGACGCCGCGGTGCGTGAGCGCAAGCTGGCCCTGGTGGAGCGGCTGGCGGTGATCGCCGAGAAGGCCGGGCTGTCGCTGATCGAGCTGGCGCTGGGGTTCGTGCTGGCCCATCCGGCGGTGACCTCGGCGATCATGGGGCCGCGCACGCCGGAGCAGCTGATCGACCAGCTGGGCGCCGCCGACGTGGTGCTGGCGCCGGAGGTGCTGGACGCGATCGACGAGGTGGTGGCGCCGGGGGTGACGGTGAACCCGGTGGACATCGGGTACGTGCCCCCGGCGCTGACCTCCCCGCCGCTGCGGCGGCGCTAG
- a CDS encoding VOC family protein translates to MSRLTAARWTHVALPTGDLDRAIEFYTSLTPLVVLERFADADGESVWLSNDKQADTPMVLVLVSFNKDKGGQLGLLTPFAHIGIEVPERSDVDAMAERARELGALHWEPRDMPDPVGYICALKDPDGNVVEISHNQKVFDSVQKLWGSSAE, encoded by the coding sequence ATGTCCCGTCTCACCGCGGCCCGCTGGACCCACGTCGCCCTGCCCACCGGCGACCTGGACCGGGCCATCGAGTTCTACACCTCGCTCACCCCGCTGGTGGTGCTGGAGCGCTTCGCCGACGCCGACGGCGAGAGCGTGTGGCTGTCGAACGACAAGCAGGCCGACACCCCGATGGTGCTGGTCCTGGTCTCGTTCAACAAGGACAAGGGCGGGCAGCTGGGCCTGCTCACCCCGTTCGCGCACATCGGCATCGAGGTGCCGGAGCGTTCCGACGTCGACGCGATGGCCGAGCGGGCTCGCGAACTCGGCGCGCTGCACTGGGAACCGCGCGACATGCCCGACCCGGTCGGCTACATCTGCGCGCTGAAGGACCCGGACGGCAACGTGGTCGAGATCTCGCACAACCAGAAGGTGTTCGACTCGGTGCAGAAACTCTGGGGTTCCTCCGCTGAGTGA
- a CDS encoding gamma-glutamyltransferase: MTTQVAVAAPHPDAVAAARSVVENGGGAVDAALAAAAALTVAYPHQCSVGGDLVALVRTPDGEVRSVISAGAAAAGFDAAAVAGLDRMPPGGPLAITVPGVVAGWASLAGLGARLPFADLLAPAIALAADGVAVSPGLARGTLDRLSVVRSDPGLSALLLEDDGEPRRAGAPLVQPALARTLTEIAGDWTSFYTGPLGQRLATALEGFGSPLRAADLAAHEAEVGSPLTMTLDGVTWSVAPPPSQGAALLAVLAAGPAGRLAAAREAELHRDALLGDPRLGPIDVEALLGRAARRVGALPSGPKPAGDTVAVTAVADDGTAVTLIQSVFQTFGSGLLDPATGVVFHNRGSAFSIDPAHPGRVRPGARPPHTLCPVIAVHDDTVLALGCQGGRAQAWILSQVAGEAVTTTDLPGLLERPRWVIGSRDLGLPAPSLLLEPGVPEAVSLAGTATGLGLDVITSPAKRDDAGHVQVCRLDAGGLSAAADPRADGVGLVVGAA, translated from the coding sequence ATGACGACTCAGGTGGCCGTCGCCGCACCGCACCCGGACGCGGTCGCGGCCGCGCGCTCGGTGGTGGAGAACGGTGGTGGGGCGGTGGACGCCGCGCTCGCCGCCGCCGCGGCCCTGACCGTGGCGTATCCCCACCAGTGCTCGGTGGGTGGCGACCTGGTCGCACTGGTCCGGACGCCGGACGGCGAGGTGCGCTCGGTGATCTCGGCGGGCGCCGCGGCGGCGGGTTTCGACGCGGCGGCGGTCGCCGGCCTGGACCGGATGCCGCCCGGCGGGCCGCTGGCGATCACCGTGCCGGGCGTCGTGGCCGGCTGGGCGAGCCTGGCCGGTCTCGGCGCGCGGCTGCCGTTCGCCGATCTCCTTGCCCCCGCGATCGCGCTGGCCGCGGACGGCGTGGCGGTCAGTCCCGGGCTGGCCCGGGGCACCCTCGACCGGTTGTCCGTCGTCCGCTCGGATCCGGGGCTCTCGGCTCTCCTGCTGGAGGACGACGGGGAGCCCCGCCGGGCCGGGGCGCCGCTCGTGCAGCCCGCCCTGGCGCGCACGCTGACCGAGATCGCCGGGGACTGGACGTCGTTCTACACCGGCCCGCTCGGGCAGCGCCTGGCCACGGCGCTGGAGGGGTTCGGCAGCCCGCTGCGGGCCGCCGACCTGGCCGCGCACGAGGCCGAGGTGGGTTCCCCGCTGACGATGACGCTCGACGGCGTGACCTGGTCGGTCGCTCCCCCGCCGAGCCAGGGGGCGGCGCTGCTGGCGGTGCTGGCCGCCGGGCCGGCCGGCCGGCTGGCCGCGGCCCGCGAGGCCGAGCTGCACCGCGACGCCCTGCTCGGCGACCCGCGGCTGGGCCCGATCGACGTGGAGGCGCTGCTCGGCCGGGCCGCCCGCCGGGTCGGGGCGCTGCCGTCCGGTCCCAAGCCCGCCGGTGACACGGTGGCGGTGACGGCCGTGGCGGACGACGGCACCGCGGTCACCCTGATCCAGAGTGTGTTCCAGACCTTCGGTTCCGGCCTGCTCGACCCGGCGACGGGGGTGGTGTTCCACAACCGCGGCTCGGCGTTCAGCATCGACCCGGCGCACCCGGGCCGGGTGCGGCCGGGCGCCCGGCCCCCGCACACGCTGTGCCCGGTGATCGCCGTGCACGACGACACCGTGCTGGCGCTGGGCTGCCAGGGCGGCCGGGCGCAGGCCTGGATCCTGTCCCAGGTGGCGGGCGAGGCCGTCACCACCACCGACCTGCCCGGGCTGCTGGAGCGGCCGCGCTGGGTGATCGGCTCGCGCGACCTCGGCCTGCCCGCCCCCTCGCTGCTGCTGGAACCCGGTGTCCCGGAGGCCGTCTCGCTGGCCGGGACGGCGACGGGCCTGGGCCTCGACGTGATCACCTCACCGGCCAAGCGCGACGACGCCGGGCACGTGCAGGTGTGCCGCCTCGACGCCGGCGGCCTGTCGGCGGCGGCCGACCCGCGGGCCGACGGGGTGGGGCTGGTCGTCGGCGCGGCCTGA
- a CDS encoding TauD/TfdA family dioxygenase, producing the protein MTNTTIALEPISGPSAWRGDELAGTTEWIYELAPGEIADLEAAGRKLVADDPDLRTVTAADYPLPACTRLNEESGRQMDTGRGFILIRGLKTEEYGDVLAGAIFFVMGLHLGQPIGQNQMGDLLDHVIATSDKTLADEGAKPSRVRDRLPFHSDSSDVVALMCLRGAREGGASSLVSGTTIYNEVLRRRPDLAPLLLEPFHWDWKAQDPDAPENTYSSPVVSYVDGIFSVYAGMSMIFSAQRFAEVPRLTPEQTQVLNLFDEISQEPGLALDMNFQPGDVQWLLNYAALHSRTGYLDFPEPERRRHLLRLWLKRDVGRPLVEKFGKHVVTMGEPAGGLLPGGRFAIADAAQPNFEWGN; encoded by the coding sequence ATGACGAACACCACGATCGCCCTCGAGCCGATCTCCGGCCCGTCCGCCTGGCGCGGCGACGAGCTGGCCGGCACCACCGAGTGGATCTACGAGCTGGCCCCCGGCGAGATCGCCGACCTGGAGGCCGCCGGGCGCAAGCTCGTGGCCGACGACCCCGACCTGCGCACCGTGACCGCGGCCGACTACCCGCTGCCCGCGTGCACCCGGCTGAACGAGGAGTCGGGCCGGCAGATGGACACCGGGCGCGGCTTCATCCTGATCCGCGGTCTGAAAACCGAGGAGTACGGCGACGTCCTGGCCGGGGCGATCTTCTTCGTCATGGGCCTGCACCTGGGGCAGCCGATCGGGCAGAACCAGATGGGCGACCTGCTCGACCACGTGATCGCCACCTCTGACAAGACTCTCGCCGACGAGGGCGCGAAACCCTCACGCGTGCGCGACCGTCTGCCGTTCCACTCCGACTCCTCCGACGTGGTGGCGCTGATGTGCCTGCGCGGGGCCCGCGAGGGCGGCGCGAGCAGCCTGGTCAGCGGCACCACGATCTACAACGAGGTGCTGCGGCGGCGACCCGACCTGGCGCCGCTGCTGCTGGAGCCGTTCCACTGGGATTGGAAGGCACAGGACCCGGACGCCCCGGAGAACACCTACTCCTCGCCCGTGGTCTCTTACGTGGACGGCATTTTCAGCGTCTACGCGGGCATGTCGATGATCTTCTCGGCGCAGCGGTTCGCCGAGGTGCCGCGGCTGACGCCGGAGCAGACCCAGGTGCTGAACCTGTTCGACGAGATCTCGCAGGAGCCGGGCCTGGCGCTGGACATGAACTTCCAGCCGGGCGACGTGCAGTGGCTGCTGAACTACGCGGCCCTGCACTCGCGCACCGGGTACCTGGACTTCCCCGAGCCGGAGCGCCGCCGGCACCTGCTGCGGCTGTGGCTGAAGCGCGACGTCGGGCGGCCGCTGGTGGAGAAGTTCGGCAAGCACGTGGTCACGATGGGCGAGCCGGCCGGCGGGCTGCTGCCGGGCGGGCGGTTCGCGATCGCCGACGCGGCCCAGCCGAACTTCGAGTGGGGCAACTGA
- a CDS encoding aromatic ring-hydroxylating oxygenase subunit alpha: MTHTMVAEDWDRQTFRVNREAYRSQQLFDAEREQIWGRSWLYLGHETELPNKNDFKVRTLAGRPLIFVRDGEGEIHAFLNSCPHRGTVVCRENEGNAKNFACFYHAWTFRSNGQVSSIPGLDAYPGDEAFRASMALRSVARLEIHEGYVFVAFTADVPPLLEHLGDAADYMTMIEQQHASGMTTLPGTQLYSVRGNWKLAVENAMDGYHFSPTHNTFVGYLRESGFAVTDDDQYAYTLQNGHLLLVLTGHGGRISMIWEPRFGEDERVRTQEHRAEMVQRLGERRAHYVADESHILFVYPNLLLFDIEGLSIRQLEPVSPGVTDVRAWQLVPKEEDPDARALRMRTVVSFVGPGGLATPDDIEAYEAVQRGIEATAGGGANDFSDMSRGLADEIKGVQGRSIDEGAMRGFWRHWVAAVAPAGLSVTGERPESFVTGRDVR, encoded by the coding sequence ATGACTCACACCATGGTGGCCGAGGACTGGGACCGGCAGACCTTCCGCGTCAACCGCGAGGCGTACCGGTCCCAGCAGCTGTTCGACGCCGAGCGCGAACAGATCTGGGGCCGTAGCTGGCTCTACCTCGGTCACGAGACCGAACTGCCGAACAAGAACGACTTCAAGGTGCGCACCCTGGCCGGGCGGCCGCTGATCTTCGTCCGCGACGGCGAGGGCGAGATCCACGCGTTCCTCAACTCCTGCCCGCACCGCGGCACCGTGGTCTGCCGCGAGAACGAGGGCAACGCAAAGAATTTCGCCTGCTTCTACCACGCCTGGACGTTCCGCTCCAACGGTCAGGTCTCGTCGATCCCGGGGCTCGACGCCTACCCGGGCGACGAGGCGTTCCGGGCGTCGATGGCGCTGCGGTCGGTGGCCCGGCTGGAGATCCACGAGGGCTACGTGTTCGTCGCGTTCACCGCCGACGTGCCGCCCCTGCTGGAGCATCTCGGCGACGCCGCCGACTACATGACGATGATCGAGCAGCAGCACGCGAGCGGCATGACCACCCTGCCCGGCACACAGCTGTACTCGGTGCGCGGCAACTGGAAGCTGGCCGTCGAGAACGCGATGGACGGCTACCACTTCTCGCCCACCCACAACACGTTCGTCGGGTACTTGCGCGAGAGCGGTTTCGCCGTCACCGACGACGACCAGTACGCCTACACCCTCCAGAACGGCCACCTGCTGCTGGTTCTCACCGGTCACGGCGGGCGCATCAGCATGATCTGGGAGCCGCGCTTCGGCGAGGACGAGCGGGTGCGCACGCAGGAGCACCGGGCCGAGATGGTGCAGCGGCTGGGGGAGCGGCGGGCGCACTACGTGGCCGACGAGAGCCACATCCTGTTCGTGTACCCGAACCTGCTGCTGTTCGACATCGAGGGCCTGTCGATCCGGCAGCTCGAGCCGGTCTCGCCCGGCGTCACCGACGTGCGGGCCTGGCAGCTCGTGCCGAAGGAGGAGGACCCGGACGCCCGCGCGCTGCGCATGCGCACCGTGGTCAGCTTCGTCGGCCCGGGCGGCCTGGCCACGCCCGACGACATCGAGGCGTACGAGGCGGTGCAGCGCGGTATCGAGGCCACCGCCGGCGGCGGTGCGAACGACTTCAGCGACATGTCGCGCGGCCTGGCCGACGAGATCAAGGGCGTGCAGGGCCGTTCCATCGACGAGGGCGCGATGCGTGGCTTCTGGCGGCACTGGGTGGCAGCCGTCGCCCCCGCCGGGCTGTCGGTCACCGGTGAGCGCCCGGAGAGCTTCGTGACCGGAAGGGACGTGCGGTGA
- a CDS encoding IclR family transcriptional regulator, which yields MTDEAAAPTIQTVQRAALILNAFTVSRPHLSLNEITTHLGASKATAHRYTKALRAANLLRYDERTALYSLGPQVLTLAATARAGLPIVTTAEPFLERLVKLTDETAVLSVWDGEGAVVVRCADNTDQLVRISVRAGARLDLTGSAQGRVFCALLPPGQVASLPRVLRGRPELRRELDLIRTHGVSTNSPTLNGVRTLAAPVFEGETLTATLAVIGTTVRIPDAIDSDIARTLVKVAGELSAQLGT from the coding sequence ATGACCGACGAGGCGGCCGCCCCGACGATCCAGACGGTGCAGCGCGCCGCGCTCATCCTGAACGCGTTCACGGTGAGCAGGCCCCATCTGAGCCTCAACGAGATCACCACCCATCTGGGGGCGAGCAAGGCCACCGCGCACCGCTACACCAAGGCGCTGCGGGCCGCGAATCTCCTGCGCTACGACGAGCGTACGGCTCTGTACTCGCTCGGCCCGCAGGTGCTCACGCTGGCCGCCACGGCCCGGGCCGGCCTGCCGATCGTGACCACGGCCGAGCCGTTCCTCGAGCGCCTGGTCAAGCTGACCGACGAGACCGCGGTGCTGAGCGTGTGGGACGGCGAGGGCGCCGTCGTCGTCCGTTGTGCCGACAACACCGACCAGCTGGTGCGGATCAGTGTGCGGGCCGGGGCCCGCCTCGACCTGACCGGCTCGGCCCAGGGCCGGGTGTTCTGCGCGCTGCTGCCCCCGGGGCAGGTGGCGTCGCTGCCCCGGGTGCTGCGCGGGCGGCCCGAGCTGCGCCGCGAGCTGGACCTGATCCGCACCCACGGGGTGTCGACCAACTCGCCCACGCTCAACGGTGTGCGCACGCTCGCAGCACCGGTTTTCGAGGGCGAGACGCTGACCGCGACACTGGCGGTGATCGGCACCACGGTGCGCATCCCCGACGCGATCGACTCCGACATCGCCCGCACCCTGGTGAAGGTCGCGGGCGAACTGTCGGCCCAGCTCGGCACCTGA